A genomic region of Arachis stenosperma cultivar V10309 chromosome 9, arast.V10309.gnm1.PFL2, whole genome shotgun sequence contains the following coding sequences:
- the LOC130948794 gene encoding serine/threonine protein phosphatase 2A 55 kDa regulatory subunit B beta isoform-like isoform X1, with product MNGGDDKVAAPAGPPQPLEWKFSQVFGERAAGEEVQEVDIISAIEFDKSGDHLATGDRGGRVVLFERTDSKDHGVPRRDLERMDNSLTRHPEFRYKTEFQSHEPEFDYLKSLEIEEKINKIKWCQTANGALFLLSTNDKTIKFWKVQEKKIKKISDMNVDHLKAVGNVSSSSNSSSSIPYLANGGLSIPPGGIPSLKLPVVVTSNETSLMARCRRVYAHAHDYHINSISNNSDGETFISADDLRINLWNLEISNQSFNIVDVKPANMEDLTEVITSAEFHPTHCNTLAYSSSKGSIRLVDLRQSALCDSHTKIFEEHEAPGSRSFFTEIIASISDIKFAKDGRYILSRDYMTLKLWDINMDSGPVATFQVHEYLRPKLCDLYENDSIFDKFECCLSGDGLRVSTGSYSNLFRVFGCAPGSAEATTLEASKNPMRRQVPTPSRPSRSLGTSITRVVRRGADGVDANGNSFDFTTKLLHLAWHPTENSIACAAANSLYMYYA from the exons ATGAACGGTGGTGATGATAAGGTTGCAGCTCCGGCGGGTCCACCGCAACCGCTGGAGTGGAAATTCTCGCAGGTGTTCGGCGAACGTGCGGCCGGTGAAGAAGTTCAGGAAG TGGACATAATTTCTGCTATTGAATTTGACAAGTCTGGTGATCATCTAGCTACTGGTGATCGTGGCGGTCGAGTAGTTCTTTTTGAGAGGACAGATTCAAAAGAT CATGGTGTACCACGAAGGGATTTGGAGAGGATGGACAATTCTCTTACTAGGCATCCTGAGTTTCGTTATAAAACAGAGTTTCAGAGTCATGAGCCTGAG TTTGACTATCTTAAGAGCTTGGAAATAGAAGAGAAAATCAACAAAATCAAATGGTGCCAAACAGCTAATGGTGCTCTGTTCCTTCTATCTACAAATGATAAAACCATCAAATTTTGGAAG GTTCAAGAAAAGAAGATCAAGAAAATTTCTGACATGAATGTTGACCATTTGAAAGCAGTGGGAAATGTCTCTAGTTCAAGTAATTCCAGTAGCTCCATTCCTTACCTTGCAAATGGAGGCTTATCAATTCCACCAGGAGGCATACCTTCACTAAAATTACCTGTGGTA GTAACCAGCAATGAGACCAGTCTGATGGCTCGATGTCGTAGAGTGTATGCCCATGCTCATGATTATCACATCAATTCTATTTCAAATAACAG TGATGGTGAAACTTTCATATCGGCTGATGATTTGCGAATAAACCTTTGGAACCTGGAAATTAGCAATCAAAGTTTCAATATTGTTGATGTAAAGCCTGCAAATATGGAGGATCTGACTG AGGTTATAACGTCGGCAGAATTTCACCCCACTCATTGCAACACACTGGCATATAGTAGTTCAAAAGGTTCAATTCGTCTTGTTGACTTGCGGCAGTCAGCGCTCTGTGATTCTCACACCAAAAT ATTTGAGGAGCATGAGGCCCCTGGCTCCAGATCATTTTTCACAGAGATTATAGCTTCTATCTCAGACATAAAATTTGCAAAGGATGGAAGATATATACTTAGTCGTGATTACATGACCCTAAAG TTATGGGACATCAACATGGATTCTGGTCCAGTTGCTACATTCCAGGTTCATGAGTATTTAAGACCAAAG CTTTGTGATTTATATGAAAACGATTCAATTTTTGACAAGTTTGAGTGTTGTCTGAGTGGTGATGGATTGCGTGTTTCAACGGGTTCCTACAG TAATTTATTCCGTGTGTTTGGTTGTGCCCCCGGTAGTGCTGAGGCTACAACTTTGGAAGCCAGTAAAAATCCAATGAG ACGGCAAGTTCCAACCCCTTCAAGGCCTTCCAGATCACTGGGAACTAGTATAACACGAGTTGTAAGACGCG GAGCTGATGGAGTTGATGCAAATGGCAATTCTTTTGATTTCACAACAAAGTTGCTACACTTAGCGTGGCACCCAACTGAAAATTCAATTGCTTGTGCTGCTGCAAATAGCTTATACATGTACTATGCTTAA
- the LOC130948935 gene encoding protein FAR1-RELATED SEQUENCE 5-like has protein sequence MHVRMDDESGRWHVAYFSDAHNHRVLKLQFSSMLPGHQRMSESDIEQMNDMHKGSIGVSRIHGFMASLAGGCHNVPYTTRDMHNVNAKQRREGVLDAESCLRYLREYKANDPALYYKEIVDREGVLQYLFWCDGTS, from the coding sequence atgcatgttcGCATGGACGATGAATCAGGACGTTGGCACGTTGCATACTTTTCAGACGCGCATAACCACCGCGTTCTTAAATTGCAATTTTCTTCCATGCTCCCAGGCCATCAGAGGATGAGCGAATCGGACATCGAGCAGATGAACGACATGCACAAAGGGAGCATTGGCGTCTCGCGAATCCACGGTTTTATGGCGAGCCTAGCCGGCGGGTGTCATAATGTCCCCTATACAACAAGGGACATGCACAATGTGAATGCGAAGCAACGGAGGGAGGGTGTCCTAGATGCGGAATCGTGCTTAAGGTATCTTCGAGAGTACAAGGCAAATGATCCAGCACTGTACTACAAAGAAATTGTTGATAGGGAGGGCGTGTTACAATATTTGTTTTGGTGTGACGGCACCAGCTAA
- the LOC130948794 gene encoding serine/threonine protein phosphatase 2A 55 kDa regulatory subunit B beta isoform-like isoform X2 codes for MNGGDDKVAAPAGPPQPLEWKFSQVFGERAAGEEVQEVDIISAIEFDKSGDHLATGDRGGRVVLFERTDSKDHGVPRRDLERMDNSLTRHPEFRYKTEFQSHEPEFDYLKSLEIEEKINKIKWCQTANGALFLLSTNDKTIKFWKVQEKKIKKISDMNVDHLKAVGNVSSSSNSSSSIPYLANGGLSIPPGGIPSLKLPVVTSNETSLMARCRRVYAHAHDYHINSISNNSDGETFISADDLRINLWNLEISNQSFNIVDVKPANMEDLTEVITSAEFHPTHCNTLAYSSSKGSIRLVDLRQSALCDSHTKIFEEHEAPGSRSFFTEIIASISDIKFAKDGRYILSRDYMTLKLWDINMDSGPVATFQVHEYLRPKLCDLYENDSIFDKFECCLSGDGLRVSTGSYSNLFRVFGCAPGSAEATTLEASKNPMRRQVPTPSRPSRSLGTSITRVVRRGADGVDANGNSFDFTTKLLHLAWHPTENSIACAAANSLYMYYA; via the exons ATGAACGGTGGTGATGATAAGGTTGCAGCTCCGGCGGGTCCACCGCAACCGCTGGAGTGGAAATTCTCGCAGGTGTTCGGCGAACGTGCGGCCGGTGAAGAAGTTCAGGAAG TGGACATAATTTCTGCTATTGAATTTGACAAGTCTGGTGATCATCTAGCTACTGGTGATCGTGGCGGTCGAGTAGTTCTTTTTGAGAGGACAGATTCAAAAGAT CATGGTGTACCACGAAGGGATTTGGAGAGGATGGACAATTCTCTTACTAGGCATCCTGAGTTTCGTTATAAAACAGAGTTTCAGAGTCATGAGCCTGAG TTTGACTATCTTAAGAGCTTGGAAATAGAAGAGAAAATCAACAAAATCAAATGGTGCCAAACAGCTAATGGTGCTCTGTTCCTTCTATCTACAAATGATAAAACCATCAAATTTTGGAAG GTTCAAGAAAAGAAGATCAAGAAAATTTCTGACATGAATGTTGACCATTTGAAAGCAGTGGGAAATGTCTCTAGTTCAAGTAATTCCAGTAGCTCCATTCCTTACCTTGCAAATGGAGGCTTATCAATTCCACCAGGAGGCATACCTTCACTAAAATTACCTGTG GTAACCAGCAATGAGACCAGTCTGATGGCTCGATGTCGTAGAGTGTATGCCCATGCTCATGATTATCACATCAATTCTATTTCAAATAACAG TGATGGTGAAACTTTCATATCGGCTGATGATTTGCGAATAAACCTTTGGAACCTGGAAATTAGCAATCAAAGTTTCAATATTGTTGATGTAAAGCCTGCAAATATGGAGGATCTGACTG AGGTTATAACGTCGGCAGAATTTCACCCCACTCATTGCAACACACTGGCATATAGTAGTTCAAAAGGTTCAATTCGTCTTGTTGACTTGCGGCAGTCAGCGCTCTGTGATTCTCACACCAAAAT ATTTGAGGAGCATGAGGCCCCTGGCTCCAGATCATTTTTCACAGAGATTATAGCTTCTATCTCAGACATAAAATTTGCAAAGGATGGAAGATATATACTTAGTCGTGATTACATGACCCTAAAG TTATGGGACATCAACATGGATTCTGGTCCAGTTGCTACATTCCAGGTTCATGAGTATTTAAGACCAAAG CTTTGTGATTTATATGAAAACGATTCAATTTTTGACAAGTTTGAGTGTTGTCTGAGTGGTGATGGATTGCGTGTTTCAACGGGTTCCTACAG TAATTTATTCCGTGTGTTTGGTTGTGCCCCCGGTAGTGCTGAGGCTACAACTTTGGAAGCCAGTAAAAATCCAATGAG ACGGCAAGTTCCAACCCCTTCAAGGCCTTCCAGATCACTGGGAACTAGTATAACACGAGTTGTAAGACGCG GAGCTGATGGAGTTGATGCAAATGGCAATTCTTTTGATTTCACAACAAAGTTGCTACACTTAGCGTGGCACCCAACTGAAAATTCAATTGCTTGTGCTGCTGCAAATAGCTTATACATGTACTATGCTTAA